The DNA region CAGCGCCTCCGCCCCGGTGGCGCAGGCGGGCGTGGAGAGCCGGGGCCTGCCGAAGGCGCAGGACGCGAGCAGGAGCGGGGCGAGCGCGGCGAAGCGGGCGCGCATCGAATGGCAGGTATGGACCGGGGGGCGCGAAGCGCAGTCCCCGGGTGGTGCAGGACGGAGCGTCGGTGCGATCGCCGCCCGCGCCACGGCAACCGGCGACTTCAGGGCGAACGAAGGCAAGCAGGGAGGGGCCCCCGCACGGCGGGGGAGGGGCGCAGCCTCCCTAGAACGCCCTTTCGGTCAGCTGCAGCGCCGCGGCATGGAGCGCGCGGCGGTGCACGCCGTCCGGCACCTGCTCCAGCGCCTCGAGCGCGCTGCGGGTGTGCTCGCGGGCGAGCGCGCGCGCGGCGTCCACGCCGCCCACGCGCTTCACGACCTCGATCACCTCGCGCGCCACCGCCTCCACGTCGGCGGTGCCGTCCACCACGCCGCCGAGGCGGGCGCGAAGCGAAGGCTCGGCCTCGCAGGCGCGGATGAGCGGCAGCGTGGCCTTGCCCTCGATGAGGTCGGTGCCGAGCCGCTTGCCGAGGAGCCCGGGATCGGCGGCGTAGTCGAGCGCGTCGTCCACCAGCTGGAACGCGACCCCGATGCCCTCGCCGAAGCGCACCAGCGCGGCGGGGATCTCGCCCACCTCGCCGGCGGCCCAGGCGCCGGCCGCGGCCGCCCAGCCGAACAGCGACGCGGTCTTGCCCATCACCACGTCCATGTACGCCTGCTCGGTGGCGGAGAAGCCGCCGCGCAGCGAGAGCTGCAGCACCTCGCCCTCCACCAGGCGCCGCATGGTGGCGAGCAGCGGCGGCAGCGCCGCGGAGCGGGCCGGCTCGGCCGAGACGATCTCGAGCGCGCGGGTGAGCAGCCAGTCGCCGGAGAGCACCGACACGGCGTTGCCCCAGATGACGCGCGAGGCCGGCTGGCCGCGCCGCACCGGGCCGTCGTCGATGACGTCGTCGTGCAGCAGCGTGGCCGAGTGGGTCAGCTCGGCGGCCACCGCGTACGGCACGGCGCCGCGCATCTCGCCGCCGCACGCGCCGCAGGCGAGCAGCGTCACCATGGGGCGGATCCGCTTGCCGCCGGCGGAGACGAGGTGGCGCGCGGCCGCCTGGAGCTTCGCCTCGGCGTCCTCGGTGGCGCGGGTGAGCTGCGCCTCCAGCTCGAGCAGGCTCTCCGGGAGGCTCGGCACGCCGGCGAGCGCCGCCTGCGCGCGCTCCGGGCGGACGCCGCGCTGCGCGCTCGCGTCGAGCTGGGAGAGGATGGCCTGCTCTTGCGCCGCCATTTCCGCGCCTCCGGGGGAACCTTCAACGAAAGTTGAAGCCGCATATAGCGCGGCTGGCGTCGCGGGGTCAACGAATGCGGCCCGCGGCGGCCGCCGGCCTCACTGGTAGGAGCGGAGCGCGGGCCACAGCCCGGCGAGCGGGCGCCGCTGGCCCCTGCAGATCCAGATCCAGCGCGCGTCCTCGTAGGGCATCACCCACGGGCTCGCGGGCAGCCGCGCCGCGAGGACGCGCTCGCGGAACGCGCCCCCGCAGTCCTCGTCCGCGTCGGAGATCACGATGAGCGGGTCGCCGCGGCCGGGCGGGACGCCCCAGAGCCAGTACTGGTTGTGGCCGGAGATGGCCGGGGGCAGCCCGAGCGCCGCGCCGTACACCTCCACCGCCGCCGCCTCGCCGTAGTTCTGGCCGAACACCGCCGCGGTGGCGCGCTCCGCCGGCGCGAGCGTCGCGGCCGCCCCGGCGACGGCGCGCGCGAGCTCGGGCCAGCCGTGCTGGTCGGCGTAGATCTGCGGGAGGACGCCGTAGGCCGTCCGCTCCATCCGCTCCGGCTCGAGCCCGAGCGCGGCCTGCCAGCGGACGAACGCCGGCTCCGGCAGGATCGGCAGCGCGAGCGGCAGCGCCGGCACGAGGGACGCGAGCGCCAGCGCGGGCACGGCCACCCGCAGCGCCGGGCGGCGGAGGAGCGGCGCCGCGGCCGCCCCGCCCGCGGCGAGCAGGAGCGGCAGCACCGGCGCGGCGTAGTAGGGCTTGCCGCCGGTCGCGGCGAGGAGCGCGAGGTAGAGCGCGGCCCCGATCCCGAGCGCGCGCGCCGCCGGCGCGTCGCCCCGGCCGAGGAGCCAGCCCAGGCCGCCGAGCCACAGCGGCGCGAGCAGCGGGTTCGCGTCGCGGAGGAGCCCGAGCGCGAACGCGGGCGGCGACGTCGGCGCGTTCTTGTGGAGCTGCCCGTTCCGGACCAGCTCCAGGAACGGGAGCCCGTGCGCGAGCTGCCAGGCGACGTTGGGCAGGATCGCGAGCAGCCCCACCGCCGCGCCCGCGAGCGCCCAGCGGGTCCGGAGCGCGCGCCGCGCCGGGGTCGCGGCGACGCCGGCGAGGAGCGCCAGCGCCACCAGCGCGGAGGTGTACTTGAACAGCGCGCCGAGGCCGGCCACCGCGCCCGCCGCGACCCACAGGCGCGGGTCGCCACCTTCGGCGAGCCGCACCAGGACGAGCGCCAGCACCAGCACGAGCAGGGGCTCGAACGCGTTCATGGTGAGGTAGTGCCCGAGCGCCAGCAGCACGCCGCACGCGAGCGTGGCCGCCGACGCGAGCGCCGCCCCGGCCGTGCCGCCCCCGAGCCGCGCGGCGAGGCGGCCGGCGAGGAGCACCGTCGCCGCCGAGGCGAGCCAGGCCGGGAGCCGCAGCCCGGGCACCCAGGTGCCGAACAGCTCGGAGGCGAGCCGCGCGACCACGGCGATGCCGGGCGGCTGGTCCACGTAGCCGGCCGCGAGGCGCCGCCCGCAGGCGACGAAGTAGAGCTCGTCGCGGAAGATCCCGTAGCGGCCGCCGCAGGCGGCGTGCAGCGCGAACGCGAGCGCGGCGAGCGCGCGCGGCGCGTCGAGGAACGGCCGGCGCGCGGGGCGGGACGGATCCACGCGGCGAGCTTACCGGTCCCGGTCGCGCGGGCGGCCTCCCAGCCGGGTCAGTCTCGCCACGTCTCCAGGACGAGGTCGTCGTAGAGCACGCTGCCCTCGTAGTAGTTCACGTGCGGATCGCCGAGCATGAACCAGTCCGGCCAGACGCCGCCCGCCGGCCAGCGCGGGTACGCCGGCCCCACCGACGCGAACGCGCCCTCGTCCACGCAGCGGGCCGCGCCCGCCGCCTCGGCCGCGTCCACCGGGTAGTGGAAGACGCACGCCGCGGCGGCGTCGATCGTCGCGCGGTACGTCTGCTCGCCGCCGTAGCGGAACCGCCCCGAGACCTCGACGGTGTAGCGCGGCCCGTCGCGCTCGATCGTCACGCGGTACCAGGTGTCCGGCAGGTAGGCGTCCACCGCGCGGATCGCGCCGGACGGCTGCCAGGCGCCGTCCGAGTAGGACAGGAACGGCGGGCCGGTGCGCTCGGCGCCGGGCTGCGTGCCGTCGAGCGCGAACAGCATGACGGGGTGCTCGCCCGACCAGACGAAGCGGCCCCCGTCCCAGATCTCCATCCACGGCGGGTAGTGGTTGTCGGAGTCCACCACGACCTTGCGGTGGTGGTGGATCCAGGTGTTCACGTGCGGCCGCGGCAGCCGGTCGAGGATGGTCAGCCAGTAGAAGCCGTTCTGCCGCGTCGCGTCCTCGCCCGGCCACCAGGGCCCCGCGTCGGCGGGCCCGTCGTAGCCGTTCAGCCCGCCCGCGACCCCGTCGCCGAACGACGGGAACCCCACCCGCACCGAGATGCGGTAGCGCGCCGGGAGCGGCGCGGAGGGCCGGAGCACGGTCGCGTCGGTGTGCGCGCGCGAGGTGATCCGCAGGGCGTGGTTCGCGGGGTCGGCGGGATCCGGGACCACCTCGGCGAGGTCGCGCGTCGAGGCGCCCGCCCGGCGCGTGTACGACTCCACGGTGAGCCAGCCGCCCGCGCCGGCGGGCGTCGAGGCGCGGAACGCCGCCGGCGGTGTGACGTTCCGTGAAGCGAAGAACGCCCCGCCGTCGGAGAACGGGCCGTCGTCCGGCACCGGGTCCGGCGCGAACGCGCCGCCGGGCAGCGCCGCCTCGAAGCGCTCCGCGGCCGCCACCGCCCAGCCCGGCGCCCCGGGCGGCGGCGCCGGCGGCGGCTTCGGCCCGCCGTCCCCGGGCGGCGCCGCGGCGCCCCCGTCCCCGCCGGAGCCGCACCGCGCGAGCAGGGCGGCGACGACGAGCGCCAGCGCGAGCAGGGCGAACGGGCGCAGCACGGCGAGGGCGGAGACGGGGACGGTCCGCATGCCGGGACCCTGCGCATCGGGCCGCCCGGCCGCGAGGGCGTGGTACCTTCGCGGCGTGCCGGTGGTGAAGCTCGTGCTGGAGTACGACGGGACCGCGTACGTCGGCTGGCAGGTCCAGCCGAACGGGCCCTCGATCCAGGCGGAGGTCGAGCGGGCGCTCGCCACCCTGCACAAGGCGCCGCGCCGGGTCACCGCGGCCGGGCGCACCGACGCGGGCGTCCACGCGCGCGGCCAGGTGGCGTCGTTCCGGGAGGACCGGCCGCTCCCGGTGAAGGCCTACGTCATGGGCATGAACGCGGTGCTGCCGCCCGACGTGGCGGTCCGCGCCGCCAGCCTCGAGCCGGACGGCTTCGACGCCCGGCGCAGCGCGCGCGGCAAGCGCTACCGGTACGTGATCGAGAACCTGCCCACCCGCGCGCCGCTCACCCGGCTCCAGGCCTGGCAGCACTTCCACCCGCTCGAGCTCGCGAACGTCCGCGAGGCGGCCGCGCACCTCGTCGGGCGCCACGACTTCGCCGCGTTCCAGGCCGCCGACTGCGCCTGCGAGCACGCGGTGCGCGAGGTGCGCCGCCTGGAGGTGCTGGGCGAGGCGGGCGGGCGGATCGAGGTGGTCATCGAGGCGACCGCGTTCGTGAAGCACATGGTGCGGAACATCGTCGGCACGCTGGTGGAGGTGGGGCGGGGCAGGCGGGCGCCCGGCTCCATGCTGGCCCTGCTCGCGCGCGGCGATCGCACCGAGGCCGGGCCGACCGCGCCGCCGCAGGGGCTGTTCCTGGAAGAGGTGTTCTACTGAGCCGCCCGGCCCGGGCGCTCCCCAGGACGCGGGAGCCATCGGCCCCCGTCCGCGCTGTGCTACCCTCTCCGCCTTTCCCCTCGCGTTCGCCCCTCCTCGGAGGAGAGGAGCCATGAGCCAGAAGAAGCTGAAGGTCGGAGTCCTCGGCGCCACCGGCATGGTCGGTCAGCGCTTCGTCGCCCTGCTCGAGCACCACCCCTGGTACGAGGTCACGCTGGTCGCGGCCAGCGCCAACTCGGCCGGGCAGAAGTACGCCGACGCGGTGAAGGGGCGCTGGGCGCTCAGGTCCGCGCTCCCCGCGGCGACCGCCGGGCTGACCGTGAAGAACGCCTCCGACGTGGCGGCCATCGCCGGCGAGGTGGACTTCGTCTTCTGCGCGGTGGACATGCCGAAGGACGAGACCGCGCGGCTCGAGGAGGACTACGCGAAGCACGAGACGCCGGTGGTCTCGAACAACTCCGCCCACCGCGGCACGGCCGACGTGCCGATGATGGTGCCCGAGCTCAACCCGGAGCACGCCGCGGTGATCGAGGCGCAGCGCAGGCGGCTCGGGACGTCGCGCGGGTTCATCGCGGTGAAGCCGAACTGCTCGCTCCAGAGCTACGTGCCGGCCATCCACCCGCTCATGAAGTTCGGCCCGAAGCGCATCGCGGTCGCCACCTACCAGGCGATCTCCGGCGCGGGGAAGACCTTCGAGTCCTGGCCGGAGATGGTGGACAACCTCATCCCCTTCATCAAGGGCGAGGAGGAGAAGAGCGAGAAGGAGCCGATGAAGATCTGGGGCCGCGTGGAGGGCGGGAAGATCGTCGCCGCGCAGGACCCGGTCATCACCGCCCAGTGCATCCGCGTGCCCGCCTCCGACGGCCACATGGCGGCGGTGTTCGTGTCGTTCGAGCGCAAGCCCTCGAAGGACGACGTGCTCGAGCTGTGGAGGAGCTTCTCGGGCAAGCCGCAGAAGCTCGGCCTGCCGTCCGCGCCGAAGCCGTTCCTCCAGTACTTCGAGGACGAGTCGCGCCCGCAGACCCGGCTCGACCGCGACGCCGGCAACGGCATGGCGGTCACCATCGGCCGCCTGCGCCCGGACGCGATCTTCGACTGGCGGTTCGTGTGCCTGTCGCACAACACGGTGCGCGGCGCCGCCGGCGGCGCGGTGCTCACCGCCGAGCTCCTCACCGCCGACGGCTACATCCAGGCGAAGTAGCCCGCCCGCTCGCCCGTCCCTCTTGCGCCCCCTCGCCGGTTCGTCCGGCGAGGGGGCCGCCGCATCGGCCCGCCCCGCGCCCGCTGCCCCGGCGGAGGGCGAGGCGCCGCGGTTCGCGCCCGGTTACATCAGCGCTGCCGCGGCCCCTGCCGGAGCCGCCGGAGGCCGCCCGCCCCATGCGCTTCGTCGATCCCACCCAGATCCCCGAGCTGCCGCTGCCGTTCATGAACGACGACCACGCCGAGGAGGTCCGGCTGCTCGAGGCGCTGGGCGAGGCGCTCGAGGCGCACCGCGCCCGGACGGGCGGCCTCGACGTGGTGCTGGAGCGCCTCTCGCTGCTCGCGGTCCACACCCGCGAGCACTTCCTGCGGGAGGAGCAGGTCATGCGCGAGAGCGGCTTCCCGGCCTACCCGCAGCACAAGGGGGAGCACGACCGCGTGCTCGCCGAGATGGACGGCGAGGCCCGCGCCTTCCGCGAGGGCGGCGATCCGGTGCGGCTCCACGCCTACCTGTTCGAGACGGTGCCGGCCTGGTTCGTCCAGCACATCCGCACCATGGACGCGATGACCGCGCGCTTCGTGGTCTCGCGCCCCGGCGCGCCGGGCGCCGCCGCGGTCTAGGCCGCGCTCACCGCGCCGCGAGCGCGCCGCGCAGGTCCACGCCCACCTCCAGCGCGCCGTAGCCGGCGCGCCCCGACACCGACAGATCCGCCCGGCCGCGCACCGCGCCGGCCAGCGCGCCCGCGGCCGCGCCCACCGTGGAGAAGCGGACCGGCACCACCACCGTCGCCTGGCCCTGCGGCGGCACCGCGTCGAGCGCGGACTTCGCCGCCTGGATCACCGGCACCCCCGAGACGCTGAGGTCGTAGGAGAGGCGGCCGGTGGGCAGCGGGAACGGGTTCGGGTTCCGCACGCTCACGCGCAGCTCGACCACGGTGTGGAACAGGGTGGACTCGCGCACCACCGCGTCGGCGAGCGTCACCGAGGGCAGGCGCGGGAGCACCACGCTGCCGTCCATCCGGTACGGCACCGCCACGGTGCCGCCGCCCGCCCGCACCCGCGCGGCGCCGCTCACCGTCACCGGCAGCGAGGGGCGCGTCGCGAGCGCCTCCAGGAAGCCGGGGACGTCGGCCCAGCGCAGCCGGACGGGGACCGTCACCGGCACCGCGCCGCCGGCCGGGAGCACGAGCTCGCTCGCCACCTGCCCGCCGCCGGCGGGCGCGCCCATCACCTCGAACGCGTAGGTGAAGCCCGCCACCGGCAGCGCCACCGGGTTCGGGTTCTCGATCCGGCCGGAGAGCGCCAGCGCCACGCCGTACGCGTCGGCGCCGGTGGGGAGGAGCGCCTCGGGGCGGAACGCCGGCGGATCGATCGCGAGCGGCGGGGTCCGCGCCGCGCGGCCGCCGCAGGCGGCGGCGAGGGCGACGAGGGCGGCGAGGGCTGCGTGACCGAGCGGACGCATGCGGACCTCCGGGGCCCGCGGAGGCGGGCCGTCCGGTTGTAGTCCGCCGCGATCCGGGGCCGACAGGCCCGGCGTCGGGCGAGGTGGGGCCGGCGCGCACACGCGCCGCCGGCCGCCCGCGCCGCCGCCTCAGTGGACCGTGACCGCCGGCCGCTCGCCCTTGCGGAAGGCGATGTTCCCGTCCTTGCCCTCGTCCACCACCACGTGGTCGCCGGCCTTGAACTCGCCCTGGAGCAGGCGCGTCGCGAGCGGGTCCTGCACCATCCGCTGGATCGCGCGCTTCAGCGGGCGCGCGCCGTAGACGGGGTCGTACCCGGCGTCGGCGATGGCCTCGCGCGCCGCCTCGGTGAGCTCGAGCGTGACGTGGCGCTCCTCGACGAGCTTGCGCAGCCGGGCGAGCTGGATCTCCACGATCCGGCCCACGTCCTCGCGGCCGAGCGGCCGGAACACCACGATCTCGTCCACCCGGTTCAGGAACTCGGGGCGGAACTCGCCGCGCAGGTGCTCGAGCGCCGCCTCGCGGATCTGCTGCATGTCCGCGCCGGGGCGGCCGGCCAGCCGCTGGATGTCGGCCGAGCCGATGTTGGAGGTCATGATGATGACCGTGTTGCGGAAGTCCACCGTGCGGCCCTGGCCGTCGGTGAGCCGGCCGTCGTCGAGGATCTGGAGCAGCACGTTGAACACGTCGTGGTGCGCCTTCTCGATCTCGTCGAAGAGCACCACCGCGTACGGCCGCCGGCGCACCGCCTCGGTGAGCTGGCCGCCCTCCTCGTAGCCGACGTAGCCCGGGGGCGCGCCGATGAGCCGCGAGACGGTGTGCTTCTCCATGTACTCGGACATGTCGAGCCGGACCATGGCCCGCTCGTCGTCGAACAGGAACTGCGCGAGCGCGCGGGCGGTCTCGGTCTTCCCCACGCCGGTGGGGCCGAGGAAGATGAACGAGCCGATGGGGCGGTTCGGGTCCTGCAGGCCGGAGCGGGCCCGGCGGACCGCCGCCGAGACGGCGCTCACCGCCTCCTCCTGGCCGACCACCCGCTCGTGCAGGCGCTGCTCCATGCCGAGCAGCTTCTCGACCTCGCCCTCCATGAGGCGGGACACCGGGATGCCGGTCCACTTCGAGACCACCTCGCCGATCTCCTCCGGCGTCACCTCCTCCTTCAGCATGGCGCCGCGGGTCTGGGCCTCGGCCAGCTTCTCCTCGGCGGCCTTCACCCGGCGCGTCAGCTCCGGC from Anaeromyxobacter dehalogenans 2CP-C includes:
- a CDS encoding polyprenyl synthetase family protein, with translation MAAQEQAILSQLDASAQRGVRPERAQAALAGVPSLPESLLELEAQLTRATEDAEAKLQAAARHLVSAGGKRIRPMVTLLACGACGGEMRGAVPYAVAAELTHSATLLHDDVIDDGPVRRGQPASRVIWGNAVSVLSGDWLLTRALEIVSAEPARSAALPPLLATMRRLVEGEVLQLSLRGGFSATEQAYMDVVMGKTASLFGWAAAAGAWAAGEVGEIPAALVRFGEGIGVAFQLVDDALDYAADPGLLGKRLGTDLIEGKATLPLIRACEAEPSLRARLGGVVDGTADVEAVAREVIEVVKRVGGVDAARALAREHTRSALEALEQVPDGVHRRALHAAALQLTERAF
- a CDS encoding glycosyltransferase family 39 protein produces the protein MDPSRPARRPFLDAPRALAALAFALHAACGGRYGIFRDELYFVACGRRLAAGYVDQPPGIAVVARLASELFGTWVPGLRLPAWLASAATVLLAGRLAARLGGGTAGAALASAATLACGVLLALGHYLTMNAFEPLLVLVLALVLVRLAEGGDPRLWVAAGAVAGLGALFKYTSALVALALLAGVAATPARRALRTRWALAGAAVGLLAILPNVAWQLAHGLPFLELVRNGQLHKNAPTSPPAFALGLLRDANPLLAPLWLGGLGWLLGRGDAPAARALGIGAALYLALLAATGGKPYYAAPVLPLLLAAGGAAAAPLLRRPALRVAVPALALASLVPALPLALPILPEPAFVRWQAALGLEPERMERTAYGVLPQIYADQHGWPELARAVAGAAATLAPAERATAAVFGQNYGEAAAVEVYGAALGLPPAISGHNQYWLWGVPPGRGDPLIVISDADEDCGGAFRERVLAARLPASPWVMPYEDARWIWICRGQRRPLAGLWPALRSYQ
- the truA gene encoding tRNA pseudouridine(38-40) synthase TruA, producing the protein MPVVKLVLEYDGTAYVGWQVQPNGPSIQAEVERALATLHKAPRRVTAAGRTDAGVHARGQVASFREDRPLPVKAYVMGMNAVLPPDVAVRAASLEPDGFDARRSARGKRYRYVIENLPTRAPLTRLQAWQHFHPLELANVREAAAHLVGRHDFAAFQAADCACEHAVREVRRLEVLGEAGGRIEVVIEATAFVKHMVRNIVGTLVEVGRGRRAPGSMLALLARGDRTEAGPTAPPQGLFLEEVFY
- the asd gene encoding aspartate-semialdehyde dehydrogenase produces the protein MSQKKLKVGVLGATGMVGQRFVALLEHHPWYEVTLVAASANSAGQKYADAVKGRWALRSALPAATAGLTVKNASDVAAIAGEVDFVFCAVDMPKDETARLEEDYAKHETPVVSNNSAHRGTADVPMMVPELNPEHAAVIEAQRRRLGTSRGFIAVKPNCSLQSYVPAIHPLMKFGPKRIAVATYQAISGAGKTFESWPEMVDNLIPFIKGEEEKSEKEPMKIWGRVEGGKIVAAQDPVITAQCIRVPASDGHMAAVFVSFERKPSKDDVLELWRSFSGKPQKLGLPSAPKPFLQYFEDESRPQTRLDRDAGNGMAVTIGRLRPDAIFDWRFVCLSHNTVRGAAGGAVLTAELLTADGYIQAK
- a CDS encoding bacteriohemerythrin, whose amino-acid sequence is MRFVDPTQIPELPLPFMNDDHAEEVRLLEALGEALEAHRARTGGLDVVLERLSLLAVHTREHFLREEQVMRESGFPAYPQHKGEHDRVLAEMDGEARAFREGGDPVRLHAYLFETVPAWFVQHIRTMDAMTARFVVSRPGAPGAAAV
- a CDS encoding LEA type 2 family protein translates to MRPLGHAALAALVALAAACGGRAARTPPLAIDPPAFRPEALLPTGADAYGVALALSGRIENPNPVALPVAGFTYAFEVMGAPAGGGQVASELVLPAGGAVPVTVPVRLRWADVPGFLEALATRPSLPVTVSGAARVRAGGGTVAVPYRMDGSVVLPRLPSVTLADAVVRESTLFHTVVELRVSVRNPNPFPLPTGRLSYDLSVSGVPVIQAAKSALDAVPPQGQATVVVPVRFSTVGAAAGALAGAVRGRADLSVSGRAGYGALEVGVDLRGALAAR